The Helicobacter pylori genome includes a window with the following:
- the recA gene encoding recombinase RecA, whose amino-acid sequence MAIDEDKQKAISLAIKQIDKVFGKGALVRLGDKQVEKIDAISTGSLGLDLALGIGGVPKGRIIEIYGPESSGKTTLSLHIIAECQKNGGVCAFIDAEHALDVHYAKRLGVDTENLLVSQPDTGEQALEILETITRSGGIDLVVVDSVAALTPKAEIDGDMGDQHVGLQARLMSHALRKITGVLHKMNTTLVFINQIRMKIGMMGYGSPETTTGGNALKFYASVRIDIRRIAALKQNEQHIGNRAKAKVVKNKVAPPFREAEFDIMFGEGISKEGEIIDYGVKLDIVDKSGAWLSYQDKKLGQGRENAKALLKEDKALANEITLKIKESIGSNEEIMPLPDEPLEEME is encoded by the coding sequence ATGGCAATAGATGAAGACAAACAAAAAGCGATTTCTTTAGCGATCAAACAAATTGATAAGGTTTTTGGTAAGGGGGCGTTGGTGCGCCTTGGGGATAAGCAAGTAGAAAAGATTGACGCTATTTCTACAGGCTCGTTAGGGTTGGATCTGGCTTTAGGGATTGGGGGCGTTCCAAAGGGTAGGATTATTGAAATTTATGGGCCAGAGTCAAGCGGGAAGACCACTCTAAGCTTGCACATTATCGCAGAATGCCAAAAAAATGGCGGCGTGTGCGCATTCATTGACGCTGAGCATGCCCTAGATGTGCATTACGCTAAGAGATTGGGCGTGGATACAGAAAACTTACTCGTTTCCCAACCTGATACAGGCGAGCAAGCTTTAGAGATTTTAGAAACGATCACAAGAAGCGGAGGGATTGATTTAGTGGTGGTGGATTCGGTGGCGGCCCTTACGCCTAAAGCAGAGATTGATGGGGATATGGGCGATCAGCATGTGGGCTTGCAAGCAAGGCTTATGAGCCATGCGCTAAGAAAAATCACCGGTGTTTTGCACAAAATGAACACTACTCTCGTTTTTATTAATCAAATCAGGATGAAGATTGGCATGATGGGTTATGGGAGTCCAGAGACCACAACCGGAGGTAACGCTTTAAAATTCTATGCGAGCGTTAGGATTGATATTAGAAGAATCGCTGCTTTAAAACAAAACGAACAGCATATTGGCAACAGGGCTAAAGCCAAAGTGGTTAAAAATAAAGTCGCTCCGCCCTTTAGAGAAGCGGAATTTGACATCATGTTTGGGGAGGGGATTTCTAAAGAGGGCGAAATCATTGACTATGGCGTGAAATTAGACATTGTGGATAAGAGCGGGGCATGGCTTAGCTACCAGGATAAAAAGCTAGGGCAAGGCAGAGAAAACGCTAAAGCCTTACTCAAAGAAGATAAAGCCTTAGCGAATGAAATCACTCTTAAGATTAAAGAGAGTATTGGCTCTAATGAAGAGATCATGCCCTTACCGGATGAGCCTTTAGAAGAAATGGAATAA
- a CDS encoding menaquinone biosynthesis family protein, protein MISVAHSPDADDIFMYYAIKFGWIDCPIKNKTFHNIALDIETLNQEALKNTYDVSAISFGLYPKIANDYALLPTATSFGNGYGPKLVKKKGVKLKKDFRVALSGEHTTNALLFKIYYKHARIAYMNFLDIEKAVLEEKVHAGVLIHESILDFHNELEVEKELWDVWKELIKVDLPLPLGGMAIRRSIPLYRAILIKKALIKAVEVALKHQNLLSGMLLERSLIRVNREQLQTYLSLYANETSTRLSEIQILAIDKLFELGYQHGFYANLLKTKDCLLTDEYLQYRFS, encoded by the coding sequence TTGATTAGTGTCGCTCATAGCCCTGATGCTGATGATATTTTCATGTATTATGCGATTAAGTTTGGCTGGATAGATTGCCCCATTAAAAATAAAACATTCCACAATATCGCCCTTGATATTGAAACCCTAAACCAAGAAGCCCTAAAAAACACTTATGATGTGAGTGCAATCAGCTTTGGGCTATACCCTAAAATTGCGAACGATTACGCCCTGCTCCCCACAGCGACGAGCTTTGGGAATGGCTATGGGCCTAAATTAGTGAAAAAAAAGGGCGTGAAATTGAAAAAAGATTTTAGAGTCGCATTAAGCGGGGAGCACACCACAAACGCCCTCTTGTTTAAGATCTATTACAAACATGCGCGCATCGCTTACATGAATTTTTTAGACATTGAAAAAGCGGTTTTGGAAGAAAAAGTGCATGCGGGCGTGCTCATCCATGAAAGTATCTTGGATTTCCATAATGAATTAGAAGTGGAAAAAGAATTGTGGGATGTTTGGAAAGAACTCATTAAAGTTGATTTGCCCCTGCCTTTAGGGGGCATGGCGATTAGGCGCTCTATCCCCTTGTATCGTGCGATTTTGATTAAAAAGGCTTTGATTAAGGCGGTTGAAGTCGCTTTAAAACACCAAAATTTGCTCTCTGGCATGTTGTTAGAGCGCTCGCTCATTCGTGTCAATAGAGAGCAGCTACAAACTTATTTAAGCTTGTATGCGAACGAAACTTCAACGCGCTTAAGCGAGATTCAAATTCTCGCCATAGACAAGCTTTTTGAATTAGGCTATCAGCATGGGTTTTACGCTAATTTGTTAAAGACTAAAGATTGCTTGCTCACTGATGAATATTTGCAATACCGCTTTTCTTAA
- a CDS encoding DUF4006 family protein — translation MKFLNGLAGNLLIVVILLCVAVFFTFKAIHIQKEQATNYYRYKDINALETKSTQNRANYELINQGSKK, via the coding sequence ATGAAATTTTTAAACGGATTAGCAGGGAATTTACTGATTGTGGTTATCTTGTTGTGTGTGGCCGTTTTTTTTACATTCAAAGCGATCCATATCCAAAAAGAGCAAGCCACCAATTATTACCGCTATAAGGATATTAACGCTTTAGAGACAAAAAGCACCCAAAACCGGGCTAATTATGAATTGATCAATCAAGGGAGTAAAAAATGA
- the ccoP gene encoding cytochrome-c oxidase, cbb3-type subunit III, producing MDFLNDHINVFGLIAALVILVLTIYESSSLIKEMRDSKSQGELMENGHLIDGIGEFANNVPVGWIASFMCTIVWAFWYFFFGYPLNSFSQIGQYNEEVKAHNQKFEAKWKHLGQKELVDMGQGIFLVHCSQCHGITAEGLHGSAQNLVHWGKEEGIMDTIKHGSKGMDYLAGEMPAMELDEKDAKAIASYVMAEISSVKKTKNPQLIDKGKELFESMGCTGCHGNDGKGLQENQVFAADLTAYGTENFLRNILTHGKKGNIGHMPSFKYKNFSDLQVKALAEFIQSLKPLED from the coding sequence ATGGATTTTTTAAACGACCATATAAATGTTTTTGGCTTGATTGCAGCGCTTGTGATTTTAGTTTTAACCATCTATGAATCCAGTTCGCTCATTAAAGAAATGCGCGACAGCAAATCTCAAGGTGAGCTCATGGAAAATGGGCATTTGATTGATGGGATAGGGGAGTTTGCCAATAATGTGCCTGTAGGTTGGATCGCAAGCTTTATGTGCACGATTGTGTGGGCTTTTTGGTATTTTTTCTTTGGGTATCCGCTGAATAGCTTTTCTCAAATCGGGCAATACAACGAAGAGGTTAAAGCGCACAACCAAAAATTTGAAGCCAAATGGAAGCATTTGGGTCAAAAGGAATTGGTGGATATGGGTCAAGGCATCTTTTTAGTCCATTGTTCGCAATGCCATGGCATCACCGCTGAGGGCTTGCATGGGAGCGCTCAAAATCTGGTGCACTGGGGTAAAGAAGAGGGCATTATGGACACCATTAAGCATGGCTCTAAAGGCATGGATTATCTCGCTGGGGAAATGCCCGCTATGGAATTGGACGAAAAAGACGCTAAAGCGATTGCGAGCTATGTGATGGCAGAAATTTCTAGTGTTAAAAAAACCAAAAACCCTCAACTCATTGATAAAGGTAAGGAGCTGTTTGAAAGCATGGGTTGCACAGGCTGTCATGGCAATGATGGTAAGGGATTGCAAGAAAATCAAGTGTTTGCGGCCGATTTGACCGCTTACGGCACAGAGAATTTTTTGAGAAATATCTTAACGCATGGCAAAAAGGGCAATATAGGGCATATGCCATCATTCAAGTATAAAAACTTTAGCGATTTGCAAGTTAAAGCGTTAGCCGAATTTATCCAATCGCTAAAACCCTTAGAAGATTAA
- a CDS encoding cytochrome c oxidase, cbb3-type, CcoQ subunit, giving the protein MDLESLRGFAYAFFTILFTLFLYAYIFSMYRKQKKGVVDYERYGYLALNDALEDELIEPRHKEVHDKGIKES; this is encoded by the coding sequence ATGGATTTAGAAAGTTTGAGAGGTTTTGCGTATGCGTTTTTCACCATTCTTTTTACGCTCTTTTTGTACGCTTATATTTTTAGCATGTATAGAAAGCAAAAAAAGGGTGTCGTGGATTATGAGCGATACGGGTATTTAGCGTTAAATGATGCTTTAGAAGATGAGTTGATTGAACCACGCCATAAAGAAGTTCATGATAAGGGCATAAAGGAAAGTTGA
- the ccoO gene encoding cytochrome-c oxidase, cbb3-type subunit II — MFSFLEKNPFFFTLAFIFVFAIAGLVEILPNFFKSARPIEGLRPYTVLETAGRQIYIQEGCYHCHSQLIRPFQAEVDRYGAYSLSGEYAYDRPFLWGSKRIGPDLHRVGDYRTTDWHEKHMFDPKSVVPHSIMPAYKHLFIKKSDFDTAYAEALTQKKVFGVPYDTENGVKLGSVEEAKKAYLEEAKKITADMKDKRVLEAIERGEVLEIVALIAYLNSLGNSRINANQNAK; from the coding sequence ATGTTTAGTTTTTTAGAGAAAAACCCGTTCTTTTTCACTCTTGCGTTTATTTTTGTGTTTGCGATTGCGGGCTTGGTGGAGATTTTGCCCAACTTCTTTAAATCCGCTCGCCCGATTGAAGGCTTACGGCCTTATACGGTTTTAGAGACAGCGGGGAGGCAAATTTATATCCAAGAAGGTTGCTATCATTGCCATTCCCAACTCATCCGCCCTTTCCAAGCTGAGGTGGATCGATACGGCGCATATAGTTTGAGCGGGGAATATGCGTATGACAGGCCATTTTTGTGGGGTTCTAAAAGGATTGGCCCTGATTTGCACAGGGTGGGGGATTACCGCACAACCGATTGGCATGAAAAGCACATGTTTGATCCTAAAAGCGTTGTGCCGCACAGCATCATGCCCGCTTATAAGCATTTATTCATCAAAAAGAGCGACTTTGACACCGCTTATGCAGAAGCTTTGACGCAAAAAAAGGTTTTTGGCGTGCCTTATGACACCGAAAACGGCGTGAAATTAGGGAGCGTAGAAGAAGCGAAAAAAGCCTATTTAGAAGAAGCTAAAAAAATCACAGCTGATATGAAAGACAAGAGGGTGCTAGAAGCGATTGAGAGAGGTGAAGTGTTAGAAATTGTGGCTTTGATCGCTTATTTGAATAGCTTGGGTAATTCCAGGATCAACGCCAATCAAAACGCTAAATAA
- the ccoN gene encoding cytochrome-c oxidase, cbb3-type subunit I: MQENVPLSYDYSISKLFLYAMVGFGIIGMLIGIVLAFELSFPNLNYIAGEYGIFGRLRPLHTNAVIYGFTLGGIWASWYYIGQRVLKITYHQHPFLKVVGLLHFWLWILLLILGVISLFAGLTQSKEYAELMWPLDIVVVVAWVLWGVNMFGSMSVRRENTIYVSLWYYIATYVGIAVMYIFNNLSVPTYFVANMGSVWHSISMYSGSNDALIQWWWGHNAVAFVFTSGVIGTIYYFLPKESGQPIFSYKLTLFSFWSLMFVYIWAGGHHLIYSTVPDWVQTLSSVFSVVLILPSWGTAINMLLTMRGQWHQLKESPLIKFLVLASTFYMLSTLEGSIQAIKSVNALAHFTDWIIGHVHDGVLGWVGFTLIASMYHMTPRLFKREIYSGRLVDFQFWIMTLGIVLYFSSMWIAGITQGMMWRDVDQYGNLTYQFIDTVKVLIPYYNIRGVGGLMYFTGFIIFAYNIFMTITAGKKLEREPNYATPMAR; this comes from the coding sequence ATGCAAGAAAATGTGCCTTTGAGTTATGATTATTCCATTAGCAAATTGTTTCTTTATGCGATGGTTGGCTTTGGGATAATAGGCATGTTAATAGGGATTGTGTTAGCCTTTGAATTGTCTTTCCCTAACTTGAATTACATTGCAGGGGAGTATGGTATTTTTGGCCGCTTACGCCCCTTACACACCAATGCAGTGATTTATGGATTCACTCTTGGGGGGATTTGGGCAAGTTGGTATTATATCGGTCAAAGGGTGCTTAAAATCACTTACCACCAACACCCCTTTTTGAAAGTTGTAGGGTTATTGCATTTTTGGCTCTGGATTCTTCTTTTAATTCTAGGGGTTATTAGCTTGTTTGCTGGTCTTACTCAATCTAAAGAATACGCTGAATTGATGTGGCCTTTAGATATTGTTGTGGTTGTGGCATGGGTGCTATGGGGGGTTAATATGTTTGGGAGCATGAGCGTTAGGAGAGAGAATACCATTTATGTGTCTTTATGGTATTACATCGCTACTTATGTGGGTATAGCGGTGATGTATATCTTCAATAACCTTTCTGTCCCCACCTATTTTGTCGCTAATATGGGGAGTGTTTGGCATTCTATTTCTATGTATTCAGGCAGTAATGATGCACTCATTCAATGGTGGTGGGGGCATAATGCGGTCGCTTTTGTCTTTACGAGTGGGGTGATTGGCACGATTTATTATTTCTTGCCTAAAGAGAGCGGCCAGCCTATCTTTTCTTACAAACTCACTTTGTTTTCTTTCTGGAGCTTGATGTTTGTTTATATTTGGGCGGGCGGGCACCATTTGATTTATTCCACCGTGCCTGATTGGGTGCAAACCCTTTCTAGCGTGTTTTCAGTGGTGTTGATCTTGCCTTCGTGGGGGACAGCCATTAACATGCTTTTAACGATGCGAGGCCAGTGGCACCAGCTCAAAGAAAGCCCTTTGATTAAATTCTTGGTTTTAGCTTCAACTTTCTACATGCTTTCCACTTTAGAAGGCTCTATTCAAGCCATTAAGAGCGTGAACGCATTAGCGCATTTTACCGATTGGATTATAGGGCATGTGCATGACGGCGTGCTTGGGTGGGTAGGCTTCACTTTGATTGCGAGCATGTATCACATGACGCCTAGGCTTTTCAAAAGAGAGATTTATTCAGGCAGGCTTGTGGATTTCCAATTTTGGATCATGACTTTAGGGATTGTGCTTTACTTTTCGTCCATGTGGATTGCAGGGATCACGCAAGGGATGATGTGGAGGGATGTGGATCAGTATGGGAATCTCACTTACCAGTTCATTGACACGGTTAAGGTGCTAATCCCTTATTACAATATTAGAGGCGTTGGGGGTCTTATGTATTTTACCGGATTTATTATTTTTGCCTACAATATTTTTATGACAATCACAGCAGGCAAAAAATTAGAGCGTGAGCCCAATTACGCCACGCCTATGGCCAGATAG
- a CDS encoding DASS family sodium-coupled anion symporter — protein MIKPIFSILAPFFIATLLYFLGAPDGLNPNAWLYFCIFIGMIIGLVLEPVPPGLVALSALVLCVALKIGASDKVASANKAISWGLSGYANKTVWLVFVAFILGLGYEKSLLGKRIALLLIRFLGQTPLGLGYAIGLSELCLAPFIPSNSARSGGILYPIVSSIPPLMGSTPNNNPDKIGAYLMWVALASTCITSSMFLTALAPNPLAMEIAAKMGVNEISWFSWFLAFLPCGVVLILLVPLLAYKTCKPTLKGSKEVSLWAKKELEGMGRFSLKEILMLSLTLLALLGWIFGKPLGLHASATALIVMVLMAFCKIVSYEDIIKNKSVFNIFLLLGSLLTMAGGLKNVGFLNFIGNAAQNFLEHANLDPLIAVLFIVALFYLSHYFFASITAHVSALFALFVGIGSHLQGVNLQELSLFLMLSLGIMGILTPYGTGPSTIYYGSGYIQSKDFWKWGFIFGFLYLIVFLSVCVPWVKFIAYRWL, from the coding sequence ATGATTAAACCAATTTTTTCAATCCTTGCCCCTTTTTTTATCGCAACGCTGTTGTATTTTTTAGGCGCACCGGATGGGTTAAACCCTAACGCATGGCTTTATTTTTGTATTTTCATAGGCATGATTATAGGGCTAGTTTTAGAGCCGGTGCCACCAGGTTTAGTGGCATTGAGCGCGTTAGTGTTGTGCGTGGCGTTAAAAATTGGAGCGAGTGATAAAGTAGCGAGCGCTAATAAGGCTATTTCGTGGGGTTTGAGCGGGTATGCGAATAAAACGGTGTGGCTTGTGTTTGTCGCTTTTATTTTGGGTTTAGGGTATGAAAAAAGCTTGTTAGGGAAACGGATCGCTCTTTTACTGATTAGGTTTTTAGGGCAAACCCCTTTAGGTTTAGGCTATGCGATTGGTTTGAGCGAATTGTGTCTAGCCCCCTTTATCCCTAGCAATTCCGCTAGAAGTGGGGGCATACTCTATCCAATCGTTTCTTCTATCCCGCCTTTAATGGGTTCGACTCCAAATAATAACCCTGACAAAATCGGCGCGTATTTGATGTGGGTCGCTTTGGCTTCAACTTGCATCACTTCGTCCATGTTTTTAACCGCGCTCGCTCCTAACCCCCTAGCAATGGAAATTGCTGCCAAAATGGGGGTGAATGAAATCTCATGGTTTTCGTGGTTTTTAGCGTTCTTGCCTTGTGGGGTGGTTTTGATCTTGCTTGTGCCTTTATTAGCGTATAAAACCTGCAAACCCACCTTAAAAGGCTCAAAAGAAGTGAGTTTGTGGGCTAAAAAAGAATTAGAGGGCATGGGGAGGTTTTCTTTAAAAGAAATTTTAATGCTCAGTCTCACTTTACTAGCTTTATTGGGTTGGATTTTTGGCAAACCTTTAGGCTTGCATGCGAGCGCGACGGCTTTGATCGTCATGGTTTTAATGGCGTTTTGTAAGATTGTAAGCTATGAAGACATCATCAAAAACAAGAGCGTGTTCAACATTTTTTTATTGCTTGGATCGCTGCTCACGATGGCTGGCGGGCTTAAAAATGTGGGTTTTTTAAATTTTATCGGCAATGCGGCTCAAAATTTTTTAGAGCATGCCAACTTGGATCCGTTAATAGCGGTATTATTTATTGTAGCCCTCTTTTATCTGTCGCACTATTTTTTCGCTAGCATCACCGCCCATGTGAGCGCGTTATTCGCGCTTTTTGTAGGGATTGGTTCACACCTTCAAGGGGTCAATTTGCAAGAACTAAGCTTGTTTTTAATGCTTTCTTTAGGGATTATGGGGATTTTAACCCCCTATGGCACAGGCCCATCCACCATTTATTACGGGA